A region from the Streptosporangium sp. NBC_01756 genome encodes:
- a CDS encoding ABC transporter substrate-binding protein, with amino-acid sequence MDIERARRPGGSVRTRVRGMIGTAAGLAVLAACGAPSSTRDVSAEAKAACKVSVSSATTVNVLAMSAPALDPFTDAMVKGCSGSKNLTVKHTPVDFTGQIQKAQLALSSKGASPYDLVEVYNGTLTEYASKGWLVPLDDYIAKYRDTYKLDDIPDKTWKGFSYKGKVYGIPNQINSQVLIYRKDLFAKHGITPPTTYDELVSAAKKLKGDSGAKYPLAMVWGADDALADGFHGWLTTEGGSWFDGKGEPAFNSDKGVEAVERMRGLMPYMPAEALTYNNGDVMALMQQGQVAMTVIWASRAGSINDPDSSKVAGKVGFAPAPAGAGDGVPTGEISQDGFAIAKNSAADPETLFQIMASTTTDPAVMRKAATLAIPSRDSVLEDRQAAQPHWPAAVQSIEHGATTLPGVPYMEPLTKTVINPYLDKALTGRLPAKEALDQAAAELRRTLKAKGYLG; translated from the coding sequence ATGGACATCGAGCGTGCGCGTCGCCCAGGCGGGTCGGTGCGAACCCGGGTTCGCGGCATGATCGGCACGGCCGCGGGGCTCGCCGTACTCGCCGCGTGCGGAGCGCCGAGCAGTACCCGTGACGTCTCAGCCGAGGCGAAGGCCGCCTGCAAGGTGTCGGTCTCCTCGGCCACCACCGTGAACGTGCTGGCCATGAGCGCCCCGGCGCTCGATCCGTTCACCGACGCCATGGTCAAGGGGTGCTCCGGGAGCAAAAACCTCACGGTCAAGCACACCCCGGTCGACTTCACCGGGCAGATCCAGAAGGCACAGCTCGCGCTGTCGTCCAAGGGCGCCTCGCCGTACGACCTCGTCGAGGTCTACAACGGCACTCTGACCGAGTACGCCAGCAAGGGTTGGCTGGTCCCGCTTGACGACTACATCGCCAAGTACAGGGACACCTACAAGCTGGACGACATCCCCGACAAGACGTGGAAGGGCTTTTCCTACAAGGGAAAGGTCTACGGCATCCCCAATCAGATCAACAGTCAGGTCCTCATCTACCGCAAGGACCTGTTCGCCAAGCACGGCATCACCCCGCCGACCACCTACGACGAGCTGGTGAGCGCCGCCAAGAAGCTCAAGGGCGACAGCGGCGCGAAATATCCCCTGGCCATGGTCTGGGGAGCCGACGACGCCCTCGCCGACGGGTTTCACGGCTGGCTGACCACGGAGGGCGGCTCCTGGTTCGACGGAAAGGGCGAGCCCGCCTTCAACTCGGACAAGGGCGTGGAGGCGGTGGAGCGGATGCGCGGGCTCATGCCGTACATGCCGGCCGAGGCGCTCACCTACAACAACGGTGACGTCATGGCGCTGATGCAGCAGGGACAGGTGGCCATGACGGTCATCTGGGCCAGCCGCGCCGGATCCATCAACGACCCCGACAGCTCCAAGGTCGCCGGTAAGGTCGGGTTCGCCCCCGCCCCCGCCGGCGCCGGTGACGGCGTCCCCACCGGGGAGATATCGCAGGACGGCTTCGCGATCGCGAAGAACTCCGCGGCCGACCCCGAGACACTGTTCCAGATCATGGCCTCCACGACGACCGACCCCGCGGTGATGAGGAAGGCCGCGACGTTGGCGATCCCCTCTCGCGACTCGGTACTGGAAGACAGGCAGGCGGCGCAGCCCCACTGGCCCGCCGCGGTCCAGTCGATCGAGCACGGGGCCACGACACTGCCCGGCGTGCCGTACATGGAGCCGCTCACCAAAACGGTGATCAACCCCTATCTCGACAAGGCGCTGACCGGCAGGTTGCCCGCCAAGGAGGCACTGGACCAGGCGGCCGCCGAGCTGCGCAGGACGCTGAAGGCCAAGGGCTACCTGGGCTGA
- a CDS encoding M20/M25/M40 family metallo-hydrolase, whose translation MADLMAEHRTVHELIDREESASFSEVRRYLRLPGFSDTGEGIEKSALATLDYLRGIGVADARLVETEGNPVVFGTLRSKRPGAKTLIVYGLYDLTPVVAEEWSADPLGASIVDAASIGLDPAIGQVLVSRGAHNHRGPGLATLLAVEAMLRTEGDVPCNLIFVIEGEEEIGSPSLPGFIEAHRDELAGAQGAWLPCMYEGADGTMTTMRGFKGSFWVELRCTGGEWGGTRDGRHLWAGHSAWLDAPMMTLVRALSSLIDDDDRLVIDGLDTLPLDITEEDRRDADELRAKIKANPAIEAAMRKGLNVARLRRGAPLEDLVERFMFGVNANIQGIVGGYTGPTFYTMLPGDAAARLDIRFPRGTDHEELTGLLRRHLDRRDFGDVQITKSYGYPAARTSMDDPLMTAGRRAAAAHGVGVETWPMYNGCCPASLFQSLGSGMPFSFAGLGQGERPHAPDEYIHLDAVNRLMHFTVSHLHAWARA comes from the coding sequence ATGGCCGACCTGATGGCCGAACATCGCACGGTGCACGAGCTGATCGATCGAGAGGAGTCCGCCTCATTCTCCGAAGTTCGACGCTACCTGCGCCTGCCCGGCTTCTCCGACACCGGCGAGGGGATCGAGAAGTCCGCGCTCGCCACACTCGACTACCTGCGCGGCATCGGCGTGGCCGACGCCCGGCTGGTCGAGACCGAGGGCAATCCCGTCGTCTTCGGAACCCTGCGCTCGAAGCGGCCGGGCGCCAAGACGCTGATCGTCTACGGTCTGTACGACCTCACCCCGGTGGTGGCCGAGGAGTGGAGCGCCGATCCGCTCGGCGCCTCGATCGTGGACGCGGCCTCGATCGGCCTGGACCCCGCGATCGGCCAGGTCCTGGTCAGCCGCGGCGCCCACAACCACCGCGGGCCCGGGCTGGCCACCCTGCTGGCCGTCGAGGCCATGCTGCGCACCGAGGGCGACGTCCCGTGCAACCTCATCTTCGTCATCGAAGGCGAGGAGGAGATCGGCAGCCCCAGCCTGCCCGGGTTCATCGAGGCCCACCGCGACGAGCTCGCCGGCGCCCAGGGCGCCTGGCTACCCTGCATGTACGAGGGCGCCGACGGCACGATGACCACGATGCGCGGCTTCAAGGGGTCGTTCTGGGTCGAGCTGCGCTGCACGGGCGGGGAATGGGGCGGCACGCGCGACGGCCGCCACCTGTGGGCCGGGCACTCCGCCTGGCTGGACGCCCCCATGATGACCCTGGTCCGGGCGCTGTCCTCGCTGATCGACGACGACGACCGACTGGTGATCGACGGTCTGGACACGCTCCCTCTCGACATCACCGAAGAGGACCGCCGGGACGCCGACGAGCTGCGCGCGAAGATCAAGGCGAATCCCGCGATCGAGGCCGCGATGCGCAAAGGCCTGAACGTCGCGCGGCTGCGCCGCGGCGCCCCGCTGGAGGACCTGGTCGAGCGCTTCATGTTCGGGGTCAACGCCAACATCCAGGGCATCGTCGGCGGCTACACCGGGCCCACGTTCTACACGATGCTGCCCGGGGACGCCGCCGCGCGGCTCGACATTCGCTTCCCGCGCGGTACCGACCACGAGGAGCTGACCGGGCTGCTCCGGCGCCATCTGGACCGCCGCGACTTCGGCGACGTCCAGATCACCAAGTCCTACGGCTATCCGGCCGCGCGCACCTCGATGGACGACCCGCTGATGACCGCGGGCAGGCGCGCGGCCGCCGCCCACGGCGTCGGCGTCGAGACCTGGCCGATGTACAACGGCTGCTGCCCCGCCTCGCTCTTCCAGTCCCTCGGCTCCGGCATGCCGTTCAGCTTCGCCGGGCTCGGCCAGGGCGAGCGCCCGCACGCGCCGGACGAGTACATCCACCTGGACGCCGTCAACCGGCTCATGCACTTCACCGTCAGCCACCTGCACGCCTGGGCGCGCGCCTGA
- a CDS encoding nuclear transport factor 2 family protein: MNDHATTGNGSAPQPVEDRSNPYSGRRDMPADFSVSIGEKGGTDRQLLRPPTARTMSMRGFDDHYVDIVDYIVRITHRIWEEKQIGYIYDTYRHNSRVTDDYGLQYGRDKIVADTVHTINAFPDVRLYADEVVWAGDDVSGFHTSHRTVIVGTNTGYSKYGPPTGRRVVVWAIANCVALENEIFEEHVIYNNSSLIQQLGYDLRTKAREFGNQAADLNGLLDRRFGEAERVLGQGKPAHLPALPDDRFDVEAFIRRAYHYIWNWRNIGSVDQAYAAGLRYHGPTGREYYGRGEYKSFVLSLIAMFPDLALTVDDVYHMGNEADGFVTSVRWSAVGTHRGFGVYGRPTGRRVYLWGITQHRIRDGRIQEEWMQFNEFEVLQQIHRDDPFETA; this comes from the coding sequence ATGAACGACCACGCCACGACCGGGAACGGCTCGGCCCCGCAGCCCGTCGAAGATCGCTCCAACCCCTACTCCGGCCGTCGCGACATGCCCGCCGACTTCTCGGTCTCGATCGGCGAGAAGGGCGGCACCGACCGCCAGCTGCTGCGCCCGCCGACGGCCCGCACGATGAGCATGCGCGGGTTCGACGACCACTACGTCGACATTGTTGACTACATCGTCAGGATCACCCACCGGATCTGGGAAGAAAAGCAGATCGGGTACATCTACGACACCTACCGGCACAACTCCCGGGTCACCGACGACTACGGTCTGCAGTACGGCCGTGACAAGATCGTCGCGGACACGGTGCACACCATCAACGCCTTCCCCGACGTACGGCTCTACGCCGACGAGGTCGTCTGGGCGGGCGACGACGTCTCCGGCTTCCACACCTCGCATCGCACCGTGATCGTGGGCACCAACACCGGATACTCCAAGTACGGGCCGCCGACCGGGCGCCGCGTGGTGGTGTGGGCGATCGCGAACTGCGTCGCCCTGGAGAACGAGATCTTCGAAGAGCACGTCATCTACAACAACTCCAGCCTGATCCAGCAGCTCGGCTACGACCTGCGGACGAAGGCGCGCGAGTTCGGCAATCAGGCCGCCGACCTCAACGGGTTGCTCGACCGGCGATTCGGCGAGGCGGAGCGAGTGCTCGGCCAGGGCAAGCCCGCCCACCTGCCGGCTCTGCCCGACGACCGCTTCGACGTGGAGGCGTTCATCCGGCGCGCCTACCACTACATCTGGAACTGGCGCAACATCGGCAGTGTCGACCAGGCCTACGCAGCCGGGCTGCGCTACCACGGCCCCACTGGCCGCGAGTACTACGGGCGCGGCGAGTACAAGTCCTTCGTCCTGTCACTGATCGCCATGTTCCCCGATCTCGCCCTCACCGTGGACGACGTCTACCACATGGGCAACGAGGCCGACGGGTTCGTCACTTCCGTGCGCTGGAGCGCCGTCGGCACGCACCGTGGATTCGGCGTTTACGGCAGACCGACCGGCCGCCGCGTCTATCTGTGGGGCATCACCCAGCACCGGATCCGCGACGGCCGGATCCAGGAGGAGTGGATGCAGTTCAACGAGTTCGAGGTGCTCCAGCAGATCCACCGCGACGATCCCTTCGAGACCGCATGA
- a CDS encoding LacI family DNA-binding transcriptional regulator yields the protein MSPPEPVPRRHGRSAGTGREVTSREVARLAGVSQPTVSRALRGDLRVSAETRRRVLEAAAALDYVPSEIGRSLSTRATRRVGMLVTDLTNPFYPNLLAPLHDELERRGYRMVLFTERQDEISVVERLIDGSIDGVVLTTSLAASGLPYELMRRNRPFVFLNREVYGVEADACVVDNRLGARLAAEKLIQLGHRTIAAIFGPEETTTGREREAGLRESLAEHGVGLPGSLSRRGPFDFATGYRAMTELLREPVRPSAVFCANDVIAIGAYNAAHRAGLSIPADLTIIGFDDISMASWDVFRLTTVRHDLVAMARNAGNLLVDRIELPDRPVRRIVMEPSLTLRHTHAPPR from the coding sequence ATGAGCCCACCCGAGCCGGTTCCACGGCGGCACGGGCGATCGGCCGGGACCGGCAGGGAGGTCACCAGCCGCGAGGTCGCCCGGCTCGCCGGGGTCTCCCAGCCGACCGTCTCGCGCGCGTTGCGCGGAGACCTGCGGGTCTCCGCCGAGACTCGCCGCCGGGTCCTGGAGGCGGCGGCGGCCCTCGACTACGTGCCGAGCGAGATCGGCCGCAGCCTGTCCACCCGCGCGACCCGGCGGGTGGGCATGCTGGTTACCGACCTGACCAACCCGTTCTACCCGAACCTGCTGGCGCCGCTCCACGATGAGTTGGAGCGGCGCGGCTACCGGATGGTGCTCTTCACCGAGCGCCAGGATGAGATCTCGGTCGTCGAACGGCTGATCGACGGCTCCATCGACGGGGTGGTCCTCACGACCAGTCTGGCCGCCTCCGGACTGCCGTACGAGCTCATGCGGCGCAATCGGCCGTTCGTCTTCCTCAATCGCGAGGTCTACGGTGTCGAGGCGGACGCCTGCGTGGTGGACAACCGGCTCGGCGCCCGGCTCGCAGCCGAGAAACTCATCCAGCTCGGCCACCGCACCATCGCCGCGATCTTCGGCCCCGAGGAGACGACCACCGGCAGGGAGCGGGAGGCCGGACTGCGCGAGTCCCTGGCCGAGCACGGTGTCGGACTCCCCGGCTCCCTGTCGCGCCGCGGCCCGTTCGACTTCGCCACCGGCTACCGGGCCATGACGGAACTCCTGCGGGAGCCGGTCCGGCCCTCCGCCGTGTTCTGCGCCAACGACGTGATCGCGATCGGCGCCTACAACGCGGCGCACCGCGCCGGGCTGTCCATCCCCGCCGACCTCACCATCATCGGCTTCGACGACATCTCGATGGCCTCCTGGGACGTCTTCCGGCTCACCACCGTCCGTCATGACCTGGTCGCCATGGCGCGCAACGCCGGGAACCTCCTGGTCGACCGGATCGAGCTCCCCGACCGGCCCGTCCGCCGCATCGTCATGGAACCCTCCCTGACCCTCCGGCACACCCACGCGCCACCCCGCTGA
- a CDS encoding cupin domain-containing protein: protein MRHQSEGVVVSQAELERRTIRREDLVSCNQAFIDCRTPGSEKKENYALIGPGVSQSADQFVNLQEPHGYNIGAAAMPNGVVNNLHLHFTAEVFINFRGDWQVRWGADGTDGEYLSREGDIISVPAWVFRGFTNVGPDDGWLLTALGRDVTGGIIWGPQVIREAAGHGLYLSEDSRLIETTPGEAPPAGVRLIEPMTSEEIGGLRRYTAAEMRGRITSAEDRTWSGRAFLCGVLPGGGAELASVIGYGMTEDRHQGPRVLNPHGFNVAWLRAEPGEGLLSHRHHETQTLLVKEGRWEVVLNIGPDEVRTVVGPRDTFSVPVGAWRSLRNVGEAAGEIVVVNSGDGRVRLEWDGEVVAAARQGGVALDADGYLAPWNLIRNGRETD, encoded by the coding sequence GTGCGTCATCAATCCGAAGGTGTCGTGGTCAGCCAGGCGGAGCTGGAACGCCGGACGATCAGGCGAGAAGACCTGGTCAGCTGCAACCAGGCGTTCATCGACTGCCGGACACCGGGGTCGGAGAAGAAGGAGAACTACGCGCTCATCGGCCCGGGAGTGTCGCAGAGCGCCGACCAGTTCGTCAATCTCCAGGAGCCGCACGGTTACAACATCGGCGCGGCGGCGATGCCCAACGGCGTCGTGAACAACCTGCACCTGCACTTCACCGCCGAGGTGTTCATCAACTTCCGCGGCGACTGGCAGGTGCGCTGGGGGGCGGACGGCACGGACGGGGAGTACCTCTCCCGAGAGGGGGACATCATCTCGGTGCCCGCCTGGGTCTTCCGGGGATTCACCAACGTCGGCCCCGACGACGGCTGGCTCCTGACGGCGCTGGGCCGGGACGTCACCGGTGGCATCATCTGGGGGCCCCAGGTCATCAGGGAGGCGGCCGGACACGGCCTCTACCTCAGTGAGGACAGCCGGCTGATCGAGACGACCCCGGGTGAGGCGCCGCCCGCGGGGGTGAGGTTGATCGAGCCGATGACCTCGGAGGAGATCGGCGGGCTACGCCGCTACACCGCCGCCGAGATGCGGGGCCGGATCACCTCCGCTGAGGACCGCACCTGGTCCGGGCGGGCCTTCCTGTGCGGTGTGCTGCCTGGCGGGGGGGCCGAGCTCGCGTCGGTCATCGGGTACGGCATGACGGAAGACCGCCACCAAGGCCCGCGCGTCCTCAACCCGCACGGGTTCAACGTGGCCTGGCTGCGCGCCGAGCCGGGCGAGGGGCTGCTGAGCCACCGGCATCACGAGACCCAGACGCTCCTGGTCAAGGAGGGTCGCTGGGAGGTCGTGCTCAACATCGGCCCGGACGAGGTCCGTACGGTCGTCGGACCCCGGGACACGTTCTCGGTGCCCGTCGGCGCCTGGCGATCCCTGCGCAACGTGGGGGAGGCGGCAGGGGAGATCGTGGTGGTGAACTCCGGGGATGGCCGGGTCCGATTGGAGTGGGACGGCGAGGTCGTGGCCGCCGCCCGGCAGGGCGGAGTCGCCCTGGACGCCGACGGCTACCTGGCACCGTGGAACCTGATCCGCAATGGCCGGGAAACGGACTGA
- a CDS encoding Gfo/Idh/MocA family protein, with amino-acid sequence MGSDRVRVGIIGANPDRGWAARAHIPALRALPDFEITAVGTSREASAQEAARRFGVPHAFTDPRSLAAHPEVDLVAVTVKVPFHFELIQAALEAGKHVYCEWPLVRTSEEAEVLAEAARDAGVHATVGLQARHSPAIGHARELIADGHIGRVTSATVYAARAKGAGARMPAGFEYTLDLANAAGTLEVVGGHTLDALEQLVGRIAELSAGLSVQHPRMTVSETGETIEVTSPDQIVLHATTAGGAAISAHIHDAKATDGRTRIEITGTGGDLAIVSGPGGPGGIQMSELRILGSQGVGGPWQELPIPDGYRRIPEAARGTEVANVAQTYVRIADDLRTGGRTTPDFDEGLRLHRLLDAVRRSAETGTRQSVR; translated from the coding sequence ATGGGATCGGACAGGGTCCGGGTGGGCATCATCGGCGCCAACCCCGATCGGGGGTGGGCGGCGCGGGCGCACATCCCGGCGCTGCGGGCGCTGCCGGACTTCGAGATCACCGCGGTCGGCACCAGCCGCGAGGCCAGTGCGCAGGAGGCGGCCCGCCGGTTCGGCGTTCCGCACGCCTTCACCGATCCGCGGAGCCTCGCCGCGCATCCGGAGGTGGACCTCGTTGCCGTCACCGTCAAGGTGCCGTTCCACTTCGAGCTGATCCAGGCGGCTCTTGAGGCAGGCAAGCACGTCTACTGCGAGTGGCCGCTGGTCCGCACCTCCGAGGAGGCGGAGGTCCTCGCGGAGGCGGCCCGCGACGCGGGCGTGCACGCCACGGTCGGCCTGCAGGCCCGCCACTCCCCGGCGATCGGTCACGCGCGCGAGCTGATCGCCGATGGTCACATCGGGCGGGTCACGTCGGCGACGGTCTACGCGGCACGCGCCAAGGGCGCCGGCGCCCGGATGCCGGCCGGGTTCGAGTACACCCTCGACCTGGCGAACGCCGCCGGGACGCTGGAGGTCGTCGGCGGCCACACGCTCGACGCACTGGAGCAGCTGGTCGGCCGCATCGCCGAGCTCTCGGCCGGCCTGTCGGTCCAGCACCCCCGGATGACCGTCTCCGAAACCGGGGAGACCATCGAGGTGACCAGCCCGGACCAGATCGTCCTCCACGCGACGACGGCCGGTGGTGCCGCGATCTCCGCGCACATCCACGATGCCAAGGCCACCGACGGCCGCACCCGGATCGAGATCACCGGGACCGGGGGCGACCTGGCGATCGTCTCCGGTCCCGGCGGGCCGGGCGGCATCCAGATGAGCGAGCTGCGCATCCTGGGCTCCCAGGGCGTCGGCGGTCCGTGGCAGGAACTGCCGATCCCGGACGGATACCGCCGGATCCCCGAGGCGGCCCGCGGAACCGAGGTCGCCAACGTGGCCCAGACGTACGTCCGGATCGCCGACGACCTCCGCACCGGTGGTCGCACCACACCGGATTTCGATGAGGGACTGCGGTTGCACCGCCTGCTCGACGCCGTACGGCGATCCGCCGAGACAGGCACCCGGCAGTCCGTCCGCTGA
- a CDS encoding glycoside hydrolase family 6 protein, translating to MRVHPRRQAWRNRAATTAAVFVAAAGLATGQAATAHAAVSCDVAYSTNEWQGGFTANISLKNLGDPLSSWTLGFAFPGSQQLQQGWSATWSQSGNQVTAKNLDWNGALATGASTSVGFNGSWSGSNPKPTAFTVNGVTCGGQPPVNQAPTVSLTSPASGASIPAGSAVPLAATAGDDGAVSKVEFYVDGALVNTDTSAPYSFSATGVAAGSHTAKAKAYDNASPALTKETAEVPFTVGTDTGTASIVASATSVSVPEGSSKTVGFRLSKAPTGNVTVNLTKTGDADLTISPSTLAFTTANWNTAQNVTVSAAQDADQTDGTATIAAAATGHTGVSVTATEADDDGTPPTGEHVENPYAGATGYVNPDWSAKAAAEPGGSAVANISTGVWLDRIAAIEGTASAKGLRAHLDEALKQDAANGSKPLTIQFVIYNLPNRDCSALASNGELLIAENGLNRYKTEYIDPIATIMKESKYAALRIATVVEIDSLPNLITNLNVAKCAEAKSSGAYVDGVRYALNKLHAIPNVYTYIDAGHHGWLGWDTNLGPSADLFASTVSGTTAGFDSVDGFITNTANYSALKEPHFTINSTVNGQTIRQSKWVDWNFYVDELSYAQAFRNLLVQKGFKSGLGMLIDTSRNGWGGTARPSAPSTSTDMNTFVDNSRVDRRIHAGNWCNQSGAGLGERPQASPAAGLDAYVWIKPPGESDGASKLIPNDEGKGFDRMCDPTYTGNERNGNSMTGALPDSPIAGQWFSAQFRQLLQNAYPAL from the coding sequence ATGAGAGTTCATCCGCGCCGCCAAGCTTGGCGCAATCGGGCGGCGACCACCGCGGCCGTGTTCGTGGCCGCCGCCGGTCTCGCCACCGGGCAGGCCGCCACGGCGCACGCCGCAGTCTCGTGCGACGTCGCATACAGCACCAACGAATGGCAGGGCGGGTTCACCGCCAACATCAGCCTCAAGAACCTCGGTGACCCGCTGAGCAGCTGGACCCTCGGCTTCGCCTTCCCCGGCAGCCAGCAGCTCCAGCAGGGCTGGTCGGCGACCTGGAGCCAGAGCGGCAACCAGGTCACCGCCAAGAACCTGGACTGGAACGGCGCCCTGGCCACCGGCGCGTCGACGAGCGTCGGCTTCAACGGGTCGTGGAGCGGGAGCAACCCCAAGCCCACCGCCTTCACGGTCAACGGCGTCACCTGCGGCGGGCAGCCGCCCGTCAACCAGGCCCCGACGGTCAGCCTGACCAGTCCGGCGAGCGGCGCCTCCATCCCGGCGGGCTCCGCCGTACCGCTCGCGGCGACGGCCGGCGACGACGGTGCGGTCAGCAAGGTCGAGTTCTATGTCGACGGTGCGCTGGTCAACACCGACACCTCCGCCCCGTACAGCTTCTCGGCGACGGGCGTGGCGGCCGGCAGCCACACCGCCAAGGCCAAGGCCTACGACAACGCGAGCCCAGCCCTGACCAAGGAGACCGCCGAGGTCCCCTTCACGGTGGGCACCGACACCGGCACCGCGTCGATCGTCGCCTCCGCGACCTCGGTCAGCGTTCCCGAGGGCAGTTCCAAGACGGTGGGCTTCAGGCTCAGCAAGGCACCCACCGGCAACGTCACGGTCAACCTGACCAAGACCGGTGACGCCGACCTCACGATCTCGCCCTCTACCCTGGCCTTCACCACCGCCAACTGGAACACGGCGCAGAACGTGACGGTCTCGGCCGCGCAGGACGCCGACCAGACCGACGGCACCGCCACCATCGCGGCCGCGGCCACCGGGCACACCGGTGTCTCCGTCACCGCGACCGAGGCCGACGACGACGGCACCCCGCCGACCGGCGAGCACGTCGAGAACCCGTACGCCGGCGCCACCGGCTACGTCAACCCTGACTGGTCGGCGAAGGCCGCGGCGGAGCCGGGCGGTTCCGCGGTGGCCAACATCTCGACCGGCGTGTGGCTGGACCGCATCGCCGCCATCGAGGGAACCGCCTCGGCGAAGGGCCTCCGCGCCCACCTGGACGAGGCACTCAAGCAGGACGCGGCCAACGGCAGCAAGCCGCTGACGATCCAGTTCGTCATCTACAACCTGCCGAACCGCGACTGCTCGGCGCTGGCCTCCAACGGTGAGCTGCTCATCGCCGAGAACGGCTTGAACCGCTACAAGACTGAGTACATCGACCCGATCGCCACGATCATGAAGGAGTCGAAGTACGCCGCGCTCCGGATCGCGACGGTCGTCGAGATCGACTCGCTGCCCAACCTGATCACCAACCTGAACGTGGCCAAGTGCGCGGAGGCAAAGTCGAGCGGTGCCTACGTCGACGGCGTCCGCTACGCCCTGAACAAGCTGCACGCGATCCCGAACGTCTACACCTACATCGACGCCGGCCACCACGGCTGGCTGGGCTGGGACACCAACTTGGGCCCCTCGGCCGACCTGTTCGCCAGCACGGTCTCCGGCACCACGGCGGGCTTCGACAGCGTTGACGGTTTCATCACCAACACCGCCAACTACTCGGCTCTGAAGGAGCCGCACTTCACCATCAACAGCACCGTCAACGGCCAGACGATCCGCCAGTCGAAGTGGGTCGACTGGAACTTCTACGTCGACGAGCTCTCCTACGCCCAGGCCTTCCGGAACCTGCTGGTCCAGAAGGGCTTCAAGTCGGGCCTCGGCATGCTGATCGACACCTCCCGCAACGGCTGGGGCGGCACGGCCCGTCCGTCCGCTCCCAGCACCTCCACCGACATGAACACCTTCGTCGACAACTCGCGGGTGGACCGTCGCATCCACGCCGGCAACTGGTGCAACCAGAGCGGCGCCGGTCTCGGCGAGCGCCCGCAGGCCAGCCCCGCCGCCGGTCTGGACGCCTACGTCTGGATCAAGCCTCCGGGTGAGTCCGACGGCGCCAGCAAGCTCATCCCGAACGACGAGGGCAAGGGCTTCGACCGGATGTGCGACCCGACCTACACCGGCAACGAGCGCAACGGCAACAGCATGACCGGCGCATTGCCGGACTCCCCGATCGCCGGCCAGTGGTTCTCCGCGCAGTTCCGTCAGCTGCTCCAGAACGCCTACCCCGCCCTGTAA
- the ppgK gene encoding polyphosphate--glucose phosphotransferase — translation MEALGIDIGGSGIKGAPVDTARGVLVGERLRIPTPVPADPASVAAVVAQIVEHFTWSGPIGVTFPGVVVDGVTRSAANVDQSWIGEDARALFAKATRLPVVVLNDADAAGTAEMAVGAGRGRAGVVLMLTFGTGIGSALFVDGRLVPNTELGHLEIRGKDAEKRASDHARENHDLSWDKWAERVEEYLQHVEALFSPSLIILGGGVSKKADKFLPKVAVRTPVVPATLQNEAGIVGAAMAAATAAGR, via the coding sequence ATGGAAGCGCTGGGAATCGACATCGGCGGATCGGGGATCAAAGGCGCGCCGGTGGACACCGCCAGAGGTGTGCTGGTCGGGGAGCGTCTGCGGATCCCGACCCCCGTTCCCGCCGACCCCGCGTCGGTGGCCGCGGTGGTCGCGCAGATCGTCGAGCACTTCACCTGGAGCGGGCCGATCGGCGTGACCTTTCCCGGCGTCGTGGTCGACGGGGTCACCAGGTCGGCCGCCAACGTGGACCAGTCGTGGATCGGTGAGGACGCGCGGGCGCTGTTCGCCAAGGCGACGAGGCTGCCCGTGGTGGTGCTCAACGACGCCGACGCGGCGGGGACGGCCGAGATGGCGGTCGGTGCGGGCCGGGGCAGGGCCGGGGTGGTGCTGATGCTCACCTTCGGCACCGGGATCGGCAGCGCCCTGTTCGTCGACGGCCGCCTGGTGCCCAACACCGAGCTCGGTCACCTGGAGATCCGGGGCAAGGACGCGGAGAAGCGGGCCTCCGACCATGCGCGCGAGAATCATGATCTGAGCTGGGACAAGTGGGCCGAGCGGGTCGAGGAGTATCTGCAGCACGTCGAGGCGCTGTTCTCCCCTTCGCTGATCATTCTCGGTGGGGGGGTCAGCAAGAAGGCGGACAAGTTCCTGCCCAAGGTGGCGGTGCGCACGCCAGTGGTACCCGCCACCCTCCAGAACGAGGCCGGCATCGTGGGCGCCGCCATGGCCGCCGCGACCGCCGCTGGGCGGTAG